The following coding sequences lie in one Nocardioides sambongensis genomic window:
- the rpmG gene encoding 50S ribosomal protein L33, with amino-acid sequence MASKSSDVRPKITLACVDCKERNYITKKNRRNDPDRLELAKFCPRCRKHTAHRETR; translated from the coding sequence GTGGCCAGCAAGAGCTCTGACGTTCGCCCCAAGATCACGCTCGCCTGCGTGGACTGCAAGGAGCGCAACTACATCACGAAGAAGAACCGCCGCAACGACCCCGACCGGTTGGAGCTGGCGAAGTTCTGCCCGCGGTGCCGCAAGCACACCGCGCACCGCGAGACCCGCTGA